A window from Schistosoma haematobium chromosome 1, whole genome shotgun sequence encodes these proteins:
- the LARS1_1 gene encoding Leucine--tRNA ligase, cytoplasmic (EggNog:ENOG410V9HH~COG:J) — translation MLVEKYKGLKVNSVKKLIQDQLVETNEAVIYYEPENLVVTRGGDEAVVALCDQWYLDYGSEEWKTEVRKAVANMSATDEVRRGLYSTVDWLHEHACSRTYGLGTRLPWDDKWLIESLSDSTIYMAYYTIAHLLQGGSLDGRKPGPLKIWPEHMTPEVWDYIFLGIGNPEDLVETKSHSSLSVPILKRLRQEFLFWYPVDLRVSGKDLISNHLTYYLYNHIAIWPNEPNLWPRSIRANGHLLLNSNKMSKSTGNFLTLADAVEKYSADGVRLALADAGDSLDDANVKEEMAEAGLLRLYGLLDWFNMTLEILNDSSLQQKSDYRTGAYTMHADFVFENEMNNTIELADKAYASHEYREVLKIVFYELQAHRDRYREVCQGSVHTNLIRRYMNIQLLLLSPICSHVCEHIWINLLNNKTSIFCEKWPELSCPVDRILLLQGRYIDDTAHTFRLQLKQYKSSKSFKSSKSVGSHSVTQFIPPSDAVVWVAKAYPAWQAQILEIMAANLSDDGKTLADNATLAQLLRPHLKAMGKMAKRAMPFVQLVRERFVIHGKRVLQLQLEVDECEVIKKNLSYLISTLGLRQPDGLKINYSCDSNDSRIEESVCPLEPLILFCEPSTSASMTFLNPDIGSGLFTLNGVTIFDGDTYTDVVSRVVTHCRSLALNSKDLKNITLYRFADPTCGHLRVPPYPMEALQIVQPTARFVVDASSIITLKIGSDFIPIGKKLVYTTTVSS, via the exons ATGTTGGTTGAAAAATATAAAGGTTTAAAGGTGAATTCAGTGAAAAAACTTATTCAAGACCAATTAGTTGAAACG AATGAAGCTGTAATTTATTACGAGCCGGAAAATCTAGTCGTTACACGTGGTGGTGATGAAGCAGTGGTTGCTTTGTGTGATCAATGGTATCTAGATTACGGCTCAGAGGAATGGAAAACAGAAGTCCGTAAAGCAGTAGCTAACATGTCAGCAACCGATGAG GTTAGACGCGGTCTTTATTCAACCGTTGACTGGTTACATGAACATGCTTGCTCTCGTACATATGGTTTGGGTACTCGTTTACCATGGGATGATAAATGGCTTATTGAATCTTTATCTGACTCTACAATATATATGGCATATTATACAATAGCTCATTTGTTACAGGGCGGGTCATTAGATGGTAGAAAACCTGGTCCTCTTAAAATTTG GCCAGAACACATGACACCAGAAGTGTGGGATTACATATTTTTAGGAATAGGAAATCCAGAGGATTTAGTCGAAACGAAAAGTCATTCCTCTCTAAGTGTACCAATTTTGAAGAGACTTCGTCAAGAATTTCTTTTCTGGTATCCAGTTGATCTAAGAGTTAGCGGAAAGGATCTTATCTCCAATCATTTAACCTACTACTTATACAATCACATTGCTATATGGCCAAATGAACCAAATTTGTGGCCTCGAAGTATACGTGCCAATGGCCATTTGTTATTGAACTCTAATAAG ATGTCAAAATCAACTGGTAATTTTCTCACTTTAGCAGATGCTGTGGAAAAGTACTCAGCTGATG GTGTTCGTCTTGCTTTGGCTGATGCTGGTGATTCGTTAGACGATGCTAATGTAAAAGAAGAGATGGCTGAAGCTGGACTTTTACGTTTATATGGCCTTTTGGATTGGTTTAATATGACATTGGAGATTTTAAATGATTCAAGTTTACAACAAAAATCTGATTATCGAACAGGTGCTTATACAATGCATGCagattttgtttttgaaaa tgaaatgaataataCGATTGAATTGGCCGATAAAGCATACGCTTCACATGAATACAGAGAAGTACttaaaattgtattttatgAACTTCAG GCACATCGTGACCGTTATCGTGAAGTTTGTCAAGGCAGTGTACATACTAATCTAATTCGACGTTATATGAATATTCAATTACTACTACTTAGTCCAATTTGTTCACATGTTTGTGAACACATATGGATTAATTTGTTAAACAACAAGACATCAATCTTTTGTGAAAAGTGGCCCGAGCTTAGTTGTCCAGTAGATCGAATACTTTTGTTACAAG GTCGTTACATAGATGATACAGCTCACACTTTTAGATTACAACTTAAACAATACAAATCATCAAAGTCTTTCAAAAGTAGTAAATCTGTTGGATCCCATTCTGTTACTCAGTTTATTCCACCTTCGGATGCTGTTGTTTGGGTTGCTAAAGCTTATCCAGCATGGCAG GCACAAATTCTTGAAATTATGGCAGCTAATCTTTCTGACGATGGTAAAACGTTAGCAGATAATGCAACGTTAGCTCAACTTTTACGTCCTCATCTAAAGGCTATGGGTAAAATGGCAAAACGTGCTATGCCATTTGTACAGTTAGTCCGGGAACGGTTTGTAATTCACGGTAAACGAGTTCTTCAACTTCAGTTGGAGGTAGATGAATGCGAAGTAATTAAAAAGAATTTATCCTATCTTATATCAACTTTAGGTTTACGACAACCTGATGGTTTAAAA ATCAACTACTCATGTGATTCTAATGATAGTCGCATTGAAGAAAGTGTTTGTCCTTTAGAGCCTCTTATTTTGTTTTGTGAACCATCTACCTCAGCATCCATGACATTTTTAAATCCGGATATTGGTTCAGGTCTCTTTACACTTAATGGTGTTACTATTTTTGACGGCGACACATATACCGATGTGGTCTCACGTGTAGTCACTCACTGTCGTTCACTTGCGTTAAACAGTAAAG ACTTAAAAAACATAACATTGTACCGTTTTGCCGATCCTACATGCGGACATTTACGCGTTCCTCCTTACCCTATGGAAGCTCTACAAATTGTCCAGCCAACAGCTCGTTTTGTAGTCGATGCATCATCCATCATAACTCTGAAGATTGGTAGTGATTTTATTCCTATTGGCAAAAAGCTTGTGTACACAACTACCGTGTCGTCATGA
- the LARS1_1 gene encoding Leucine--tRNA ligase, cytoplasmic, variant 3 (EggNog:ENOG410V9HH~COG:J): protein MYTCLRYIPLNMIFIFLLRPEHMTPEVWDYIFLGIGNPEDLVETKSHSSLSVPILKRLRQEFLFWYPVDLRVSGKDLISNHLTYYLYNHIAIWPNEPNLWPRSIRANGHLLLNSNKMSKSTGNFLTLADAVEKYSADGVRLALADAGDSLDDANVKEEMAEAGLLRLYGLLDWFNMTLEILNDSSLQQKSDYRTGAYTMHADFVFENEMNNTIELADKAYASHEYREVLKIVFYELQAHRDRYREVCQGSVHTNLIRRYMNIQLLLLSPICSHVCEHIWINLLNNKTSIFCEKWPELSCPVDRILLLQGRYIDDTAHTFRLQLKQYKSSKSFKSSKSVGSHSVTQFIPPSDAVVWVAKAYPAWQFIKSDHMIPFIALKFVQLLFLFSND from the exons ATGTATACATGCTTACGTTACATTCCtttaaatatgatttttatCTTTTTGTTAAGGCCAGAACACATGACACCAGAAGTGTGGGATTACATATTTTTAGGAATAGGAAATCCAGAGGATTTAGTCGAAACGAAAAGTCATTCCTCTCTAAGTGTACCAATTTTGAAGAGACTTCGTCAAGAATTTCTTTTCTGGTATCCAGTTGATCTAAGAGTTAGCGGAAAGGATCTTATCTCCAATCATTTAACCTACTACTTATACAATCACATTGCTATATGGCCAAATGAACCAAATTTGTGGCCTCGAAGTATACGTGCCAATGGCCATTTGTTATTGAACTCTAATAAG ATGTCAAAATCAACTGGTAATTTTCTCACTTTAGCAGATGCTGTGGAAAAGTACTCAGCTGATG GTGTTCGTCTTGCTTTGGCTGATGCTGGTGATTCGTTAGACGATGCTAATGTAAAAGAAGAGATGGCTGAAGCTGGACTTTTACGTTTATATGGCCTTTTGGATTGGTTTAATATGACATTGGAGATTTTAAATGATTCAAGTTTACAACAAAAATCTGATTATCGAACAGGTGCTTATACAATGCATGCagattttgtttttgaaaa tgaaatgaataataCGATTGAATTGGCCGATAAAGCATACGCTTCACATGAATACAGAGAAGTACttaaaattgtattttatgAACTTCAG GCACATCGTGACCGTTATCGTGAAGTTTGTCAAGGCAGTGTACATACTAATCTAATTCGACGTTATATGAATATTCAATTACTACTACTTAGTCCAATTTGTTCACATGTTTGTGAACACATATGGATTAATTTGTTAAACAACAAGACATCAATCTTTTGTGAAAAGTGGCCCGAGCTTAGTTGTCCAGTAGATCGAATACTTTTGTTACAAG GTCGTTACATAGATGATACAGCTCACACTTTTAGATTACAACTTAAACAATACAAATCATCAAAGTCTTTCAAAAGTAGTAAATCTGTTGGATCCCATTCTGTTACTCAGTTTATTCCACCTTCGGATGCTGTTGTTTGGGTTGCTAAAGCTTATCCAGCATGGCAG TTTATTAAGTCGGATCATATGATACCGTTCATAGCCCTCAAATTTGTACAACTgctttttctcttttcaaacgACTGA